One genomic segment of Polyodon spathula isolate WHYD16114869_AA chromosome 35, ASM1765450v1, whole genome shotgun sequence includes these proteins:
- the LOC121303775 gene encoding leucine-rich repeat and fibronectin type III domain-containing protein 1-like has translation MERIVFCVLMFGVLVKAHNCPGRCICQNISPTLTLLCAKTGLLFVPPTIDRKTVELRLTDNFITVIRRKDFLNMTSLVHLTLSRNTISQIMPHAFMDLRALRALHMDGNRLNSLKNEHFKGLGNLRHLILGNNQIHHVASATFDEFLGTIEDLDISYNNLETLPWEAIARMTNINTLTLDHNLIDHIEEGTFSLLHKLVRLDMTSNRLHKLPPDTLFLRAEVLANAEVSNPSTLTVSFGGNPLHCNCELLWLRRLTREDDLETCASPVALMDKYFWSIQEEEFICEPPLITRHHASKAYVMEGQGVTLKCKAIGDPDPSIHWISPDGKLIHNTSRTVLFDNGTLDIFITTLKDSGSFSCIASNAAGEATAPVEVNIVPLPLFVNNTSHMKEPDPGLSDITTSSKSSSNDTKNQDKKVVVGELTSSSVVIWWPSERHIPGIRMYQIQYNSTSDDTLVYRMIPSTSKTFLVNDLAGGREYDLCVLAVYDDGITSLTATRVVGCVQFSTASENSQCKFIHSQFLGGTMIIIIGGIIVASVLVFIIILMIRYKVYNNQDDHTSAKVSNVYSQTSGNLAVMHRSSSKQAEEKNEIWAKEAANKDCKALVLKVDCEKSEAPQPTTTVITEVQLSLVPIERRRTLTSVDLQQAAAILSSEDAQTDSSIVGSTISLCLIGSSNGNKDAPKRRDKKSALGSNTLLPSNIARTRHRFSFDGDYSLFQSNSYPRRARTRRHMSSTQINVDVASPLGNRRVIFSSTEWMLESTV, from the exons ATGGAAAGGATTGTCTTCTGCGTGTTGATGTTTGGCGTGTTGGTGAAGGCTCATAACTGCCCTGGTCGCTGCATCTGCCAGAATATCTCCCCTACCCTGACTTTGCTCTGTGCCAAAACGGGACTCCTGTTTGTGCCGCCTACCATCGACCGCAAAACCGTGGAGCTACGCTTGACGGACAACTTCATCACCGTTATACGGAGGAAGGACTTTCTCAACATGACCAGCCTGGTTCATCTCACCCTGTCTAGGAACACCATCAGTCAGATCATGCCTCATGCTTTCATGGACTTGAGAGCCCTCCGCGCCTTGCACATGGATGGCAACCGGCTCAACTCCCTGAAGAACGAGCACTTCAAGGGTCTCGGCAACCTGCGTCACCTCATTTTAGGGAACAACCAGATCCACCATGTGGCTTCCGCCACGTTTGATGAGTTTCTTGGGACCATTGAAGACTTGGATATCTCGTACAACAACCTAGAGACCCTCCCTTGGGAGGCTATTGCCAGGATGACCAACATCAACACCCTCACGTTGGATCACAATCTGATAGATCACATTGAAGAAGGGACCTTTTCCTTGCTTCACAAGCTGGTCAGGCTTGACATGACTTCGAACCGGCTGCACAAGCTGCCGCCAGACACCCTCTTCCTGCGCGCTGAAGTCTTGGCCAACGCTGAGGTGTCCAATCCTTCCACATTGACAGTCAGCTTTGGTGGGAACCCCTTACACTGTAACTGTGAGTTACTTTGGCTCAGGAGGCTTACCAGGGAAGATGACTTGGAGACATGTGCTTCCCCCGTCGCCCTTATGGATAAATACTTCTGGTCCATCCAAGAGGAGGAGTTCATCTGTGAACCTCCATTGATCACTAGACACCACGCCTCTAAAGCCTATGTCATGGAAGGGCAAGGGGTGACCTTGAAGTGCAAAGCTATTGGAGATCCAGACCCTTCCATCCATTGGATCTCTCCCGATGGGAAACTCATTCACAACACCTCTAGGACCGTCCTCTTCGACAACGGGACTTTGGACATCTTCATCACCACCCTTAAGGATAGTGGGTCTTTCAGCTGCATCGCCTCCAACGCTGCCGGGGAAGCAACTGCCCCCGTCGAGGTCAACATTGTTCCCTTGCCCCTTttcgtcaacaacaccagccacATGAAGGAGCCCGACCCTGGCTTGTCCGACATCACCACCTCGTCCAAATCAAGCTCCAATGATACCAAGAACCAAGACAAGAAGGTGGTGGTCGGAGAGCTGACCTCATCTTCTGTCGTCATCTGGTGGCCTTCTGAGCGTCACATCCCTGGCATCCGCATGTATCAGATCCAATACAACAGCACCTCTGATGACACATTGGTTTACAG GATGATTCCATCAACTAGCAAGACCTTCCTAGTGAATGACTTAGCAGGAGGTCGGGAATATGACCTCTGTGTCCTAGCTGTCTATGACGACGGGATCACCTCTCTGACGGCCACCAGAGTGGTGGGCTGTGTCCAGTTCTCCACAGCCAGCGAGAACAGCCAGTGCAAGTTCATCCACAGTCAGTTCCTTGGAGGAACCATGATCATCATCATTGGAGGCATCATAGTGGCTTCAGTCCTGGTCTTCATCATCATTCTGATGATCCGTTACAAGGTCTACAACAACCAAGACGACCACACCTCAGCCAAAGTGAGCAACGTCTACTCCCAGACCAGCGGAAACCTAGCTGTCATGCATCGTTCCTCCTCCAAGCAAGCAGAGGAGAAGAATGAGATCTGGGCTAAGGAGGCCGCCAACAAAGACTGCAAGGCTCTGGTCTTGAAAGTGGATTGCGAGAAATCAGAGGCTCCCCAGCCCACCACCACTGTCATCACTGAGGTCCAGCTGTCTCTGGTTCCAATAGAAAGGAGGCGGACCCTGACCAGTGTAGACCTCCAGCAAGCAGCAGCTATCCTGTCTTCAGAGGATGCCCAGACGGACAGCAGCATAGTGGGTTCCACCATATCACTCTGCTTGATAGGTTCCTCCAACGGCAACAAAGATGCACCCAAGCGTAGGGATAAAAAGAGTGCCTTGGGTAGCAATACTCTCCTTCCCAGCAACATTGCAAGAACTCGGCACAGGTTCTCCTTTGACGGGGACTACTCGTTGTTTCAGAGTAACAGTTACCCCAGAAGGGCAAGGACAAGGAGACACATGTCCTCTACCCAGATAAACGTGGACGTGGCTTCTCCTTTGGGAAACCGGAGGGTGATCTTTAGCAGCACAGAGTGGATGTTGGAAAGCACGGTTTGA